The Flavivirga eckloniae genomic interval TATACTCATCTATGCTTAAGTTTTAACGAATACGAAGTATAAATATACTTTCTTGAAAATTTAGAGGCTATTAAATCTTTTTAACCTGAACGGCATTCATACCTTTTGCCCCACGCTCTAACTCGTAAGTTACCTTGTCGTTTTCTGCAATAGGTTCAAGTAAACCACTTACGTGTACGAAGTATTTCTCTTGATTTGAACTGTCAATGATAAAACCGAAACCTTTAGAATTGTCGAAAAATGAAACCTTTCCTTCTTTGGCTACAGGTTCCTCTTCTACTCTATCTTCTTTTTTAGGAATTCCTAACTCGATACTTTCGGCTTGAACTTTTTCACGCAGCGCTGGATCTGGTGGTGTATCTGTTAAATTGCCATTAAAGTCTACGTAAGCAAACTGAATACCTTTTGGGTTTTCTTTAGCTTCTGCTTTACGAGCTTCTTTTCTTTTTTGCTTTTCTTCTCTTTTCTTTAAGCGTTTTTTTTCTTTTTCAATTTTGTTAAAAGTTACTTGAGACTTTGCCATAGTTTATATTACTGTACTTGTTTGTTTAGTTGAGAATAGTAAAGCACAAAGATAAGCCTTATTTTAAGGTTGTTATAATTATATAGCAGTAAAATAACAAAAGAGTTTATAAACTTCTAAATAATAGGGATTAATCTTCTGGTGGATGACCGTGTATGGCTTCAAAAACATCATCAAAATTTGTTCGCAAATAAGAATTTAGCTTTTTTCTATAATCACCTTTTAGCCACTCTACAAAATTATAGGTACTCTTACTTATACACTTGGTATACCGTTGTATTCTAAAATCGATATCATCACCAAGCATTTTTGCTAATCCTAGAGCATCATAAACATCTTCGCTATTTTCAATACAAATCTTGGCATGGTGTTCTATAGAACGCTCCAAAACAACTTTAGAAGATTCTCCATTTCTTATAGATTCTACATACGTTCTTTGTACATCGAAATAAACATCTTTGGAGTTTGCGAATTCCTTGCGCAATTCATCTGGCATTTCATACCTAAAATTGCTCTCTAATTCCTCATCACTTAAAATAGAATCTAAATAATAATTAGGCGATTTAAAAATACGCTGCCAGTCTAAATTATCGCCCCAAGGTCCGAAACGATGGAAGTTATTTCCTAAATCGATAACACTAAAGGTACTTTTATCCTTTAAAATACGTGAACCACGACCTATCATTTGATAGTACAACGTTAATGATTTAGTAGCTCTATTTAAAATGATACTTTCAACCGTTGGCTCATCAAACCCAGTAGTTAAAATACTTACCGAAGTTAAAATAGCATCGGGTGTATTTTTAAACCATTTTAAAATAAGTGCACGTTCCTTTTTAGTATTCGTATTATCTAAATGTGCAATAGGATATCCTGCTCTTCTAAACGTATCGTAAACATGTAACGACGTGTTAATTCCGTTATTAAAAATCAATGTTTTTTTTCCTTTCGAACGTTCCTCGTATGCTTGTAACAGCTTACTAAGCATATCGTTATCTGTATATAAATCTTCAGAAGATTTTACAGTATAATCACCATTAGCACCTACTACTAACGATGTTAAGCCCACATTATAAGAAAACATTTCGGCACGTGCCAAAAAGCCGTTTTCAATTAAAGATTCAATACTTTCACCAACAATGAGTTCATCATAATTATCCGTCATTGGTAATTCTATACTAGAACTTAAAGGTGTGGCCGTTACGCCAAGTATAAAGGATTGGCTAAAAAACTTAAAAAGTTTTGTAAATGAATTATAATGCGCCTCATCGATAATAACCAAACCAATATCAGAAATGTCCAATTTATCATCATTCAACCTGTTATTCAAGGTTTCAACCATAGCAACAAAACAGCTATAATCTGCCTGGTCGCTTAAATCGGCCTTACTATCCACTACCTTGTTATTCACACCAAATTCCGTAAGCATATGAGACGTTTGCTTACACAATTCTATACGGTGAGTCATTACCAATACCTTTTTCTGATGGTGTTTAAGGTATTGTCTAACAATTTCAGAAAAAATAACGGTTTTACCACCTCCAGTTGGAAGTTGATACAACAAATGATAATCTTGTGGAGACTCTTCAAAACTTTTAAAAATTTTATCTATAGCTCCTTTTTGATAACTATATAAGTCTTTACCAGTTTTCCTTTCTTCTAGCTCTGTTACTGAAATCGACATTCCTAAATTAATTTTGTGACGTGCAAAAATAACATCTTTAATGGGTTTATGACGAATGTTTAACGTGAAAATTATAAATGATTTTTATTTTTATTGAAAATGAATGTATTAAAAGGCATTAAACCTTTTTGTTTATTTTTAGTCTTAGCCTATAAAACATAGTGCTTTTCACCTTATAGTTAAAAACTTACAATCTATGATTCGTTATATATTTTTTTGCATTTTTATATTGTTATTTTTCGCTTGCGATAATACAACAGAAGTGATCGATTTTAATGAAAAAGATACAGATAACACCAAAAACACTGCTCCAAATATTTTGTTGGTTATAGCAGACGATATGGGTTTAGATGCTACTCCGGGATACAATATTGGAAGTATTAAACCAAATATGCCAACCCTGGAAAGTTTAACAAATTCTGGTATTAAGTTTACAAACCTATGGGCCAACCCAACATGTTCCCCTACGCGGGCTACCATTTTAACTGGGAAGTATGGCTTTAGAACAGGTGTACTTACGGCTAGCGATATACTATCTACATCCGAAATGGCCTTGCAAACATATATCGATACCAATTCCAGCACCACATACAATCATGCAGTAATTGGAAAGTGGCACTTATCAAATAACGCCACACACCCTAATACGATGGGGATAAACCATTTTGCAGGGCTTTTAAATGGCAGTGTGCAATCGTATTGGAACTGGAACTTAACAATAAACGGAACCACGACAAGTTCAACAGAATACACAACATCCAAGTTTACCGATTTGGCGATAAATTGGATTAACGAACAAACAAGCCCTTGGTTTTTATGGTTGGCCTATAATGCACCCCATACACCATTTCATTTACCTCCAGACCATTTACACTCGCAAGGTGCTTTACCATCAGATGAAGCAAGTATAAATAGTAATCCACTCCCCTATTATATGGCTGCTCTTGAAGCTCTGGATAGCGAAATGGGCAGATTGATTAATACAATGTCTCAAGAAGAAAGAGATAATACAATTATCATTTTTATAGGAGATAATGGTACTCCAAATCAAGTGGTTCAAGTACACCAGTCTATAAGAGCTAAAGGTAGTGTATATCAAGGGGGTGTTAATGTCCCCATGATTATTTCCGGAAAAGATGTTACTCGCGTGAATGTTACCGAAGATGCGCTAATAAATACTACAGACCTTTTTGCTACAATAGCCAATATAGCTGGTACATCTACTACCGAAATACATGATAGTAAAAGCTTTAAAACGTTACTTAGCAGCACAGATAATATTAATAAGAGAGATTACGTATATACCGAGAGTGAAGATTTCACCATTAGAAATGCAACGCATAAATACATTTATTTCAATGATGGCACCGAAGCTTTATTTAATTTAAGCGACAATCCTCTAGAAAAACCAAACCTCTTAAATGCCAATCAACTGCCATTAAGTGCTACCGATAATACTATGAAAGATGCTTTAACCACTAAACTAGCAGAGATTAGAAATTAGCTATTTCGTAAGAAAATTTATTTTTTTTCAATAAATCTGTAACAAACTCTAATCTTTTTCTTCTAACTAAATATCTGTACCTTGTAGTGCGGTAATTCGTTATTTGAAATAATGTGAATTCAATTTAGAATAAGCACCACTAATATCATTATTTATCTACCTTGAATACAGCCAGAAGGCTCTACCCTACATGCCATGGTAAAAAGCAAACTTTAAATTAATTCACATCAGAATAATCATTTTTTAATCTATATCAATCAAATGAAAACTACTATTTTAAAACTAAGCGGTGCATTGGTGCTTTACTTGTGTACAGCTATTCAAACAAATGCCCAAGACATTGTTGGTTCTTGGAAAGGAAAATTATCTGTTCAAGGCACAGAAGTCCCGCTACTATTTGATATTAAAACTGACGAAAACGGCTATACATCAACCATGGATAGTCCTTCTCAAGGTGCTACAGGCATCCCCATGGACAAAACACTTTATGAAAATGGTACGCTTACAATAAAGTATAATCAAGCAGGTATAAAATATGTTGCAACTTTAAAAGAAAATGCCTTATCAGGTACATTTTACCAAGGTGGTGGTGAGTTCCCGCTTACGCTATCGAAAACGGTAAAAACACTTCCCGGTAACACGGCTTTACCAACTTCTGACGAAGACTTGGAAAAATTAGCCAATTGGAATCCTACAAATTATAAATATTCTGTTGAAGATTATTTTGCAAGACCAAAAGCCAGATCTTTTAGTTTTTCGCCTAATGGCACCTATTTATCATATCGCGAAAAAGACGAAAATGCCAAAAATCATGTATATGTAAAAAATCTAGAAACAAATAAAGTTACGAAAGTTATTGAAGAAAAAGACGAGCTTATTCGTGGTTTTGGTTGGGCTAATGAAGAACGACTTGTATATGTTATGGATAAAGGTGGTAACGAAGATTATCATTTATTTGCCGTTAACGTAGATGGCAGCAATTCCAAAGAGTTAACACCTTTCGAAGGTGTAAAAGTTAATATCCTGGAGATTCTTAAGGAGGATAAAGATCATATGATTATTTCTATGAATCAAAACAACCCTCAAATATTCGAGCCTTACAAAATCAATATTGAAACCGGTGCTTTAGAACAATTATATAAAAATGAAGATGCTGCGAATCCAATTAATAGTTATGTATTTGATAAAGACGGTAAATTACGTGGGTTTGCTAAGCTACGTGATGGTGTACACATTGACCTGTATTACAATGTAGATGGTGAAAACTATGAGTTAAAGAAACAATTAAACTGGAAAGACAACTTTAATATAGCTTCGTTCAATTATGCATCCGATAACCCTCATGATGCTTACGTAACATCTAATCTAGACAGTGATAAAACCCAGATTTATTTATACGACCTTAAGGAAGACAAAATCGTTAAAAAACTGTTTTCTAATGAGAATTACGATGTTTCTGGATTAGGGTTATCTAGAAATAGAGGTTACGAATTAGACTATTTTCATTATGAAGGTGAAAAAAGACATATTGTTCCAGTAAGTGACTATTATAAAAAGTTACATGATAAAATAGTTACTAAGTTTTCAGGCTATAATTATACCATAGCAGATGCAACAGACGATGAGAGTAAATATTTAATTTTTTTACAAAGCGATAAGTTATACGGTACCTATTATTCCTATGATGCCAAAACAGAGGTATTTAAATTGCTTTATAATCTCATGCCAAACCTCATTGAAAAAGATATGGCAGAAATGCGCCCTATAACTTTTACAAGTAGAGATGGTAAAACAATTCATGGTTATATTACACTCCCTAAAGAAGCTCTTAATGGAAAAAAGGTTCCGGTTGTTGTAAACCCACATGGAGGTCCGCAAGGTATACGAGACTCTTGGGGCTTTAACCCAGAAGCGCAACTATTTGCAAGTCGCGGTTACGCCACATTACAGGTAAACTTTAGAATTTCGGGAGGTTACGGAAAGGAATTTTTAGAATCTGGCTTTAAGCAAATTGGTAGAAAAGCCATGGACGATGTTGAAGATGGTTTGCAATATGTGGTAGATCAAGGCTGGGTAGATAAAGACAATGCAGCCATTTATGGGGGCAGTCACGGTGGATATGCTGTACTTCGTGGCTTAACAAAAACACCAGATTTATACGCATGCGGGGTGGATTATGTTGGTGTTTCTAATCTATTCTCTTTTATGAAAACCATTCCACCATACTGGAAACCATATTTAAAAATTATCAAGGAAATTTGGTATGACGAAGATGTTGCAGAAGAAAAAGTCATTATGGAAGAAGTGTCTCCAGTATTTCAGATAGACAAAATTAAAAAGCCTCTATTCGTAGTTCAAGGCGCTAACGACCCAAGGGTTAATATAGATGAGTCCGACCAAATTGTAAGTGCCTTACGGGCTAAAGGTTTCGATGTACCTTATATGGTTAAATACGATGAAGGTCACGGATTTGGTAAAGAAGAAAACAGAATTGCCCTTTATAAGTCTATGATGGGCTTTTATGCCAAACACTTAAAAAAGGAAATTACGCAACCATTGAAAGATTAAATAATATAGTGTCATTGCGAAGGAGACACGACTGTGGCAATCTGTTTAATCAAAACTAAAATTGAATAGATTACCACGTCGCTTCTCTCCTCGTAATGACATCGTATTTTACCTTTACTATTTCCTTTTTATTCACAACCAAATCTAAAAACTAATTTATACATTTACGTTTTATAATTAGTTACCTAGAATATGCAAATCAACGATAAATCCGGAACGACAAGTTACCAAGCATCAAACCAGAGATACGATACCATGACGTATAATAGATCAGGAAAAAGCGGTGTGCTTTTACCTGCTATCTCATTGGGACTGTGGCATAATTTTGGGTTTGTCGATAATATCCAAAATGGAAGGGATATTATTAGATGCGCATTCGATCTGGGTATCACACATTTAGATTTAGCGAATAATTACGGCCCTCCATATGGATCTGCCGAAGAAAACTTTGGTACCATCCTTAAAAAGGATTTTAAATCGTATAGGGATGAATTATTTATAGCCACAAAAGCGGGTTACGATATGTGGCCGGGACCATATGGTAACTTAGGCTCAAGAAAGTATTTAATATCTAGTCTAGACCAAAGTTTAAAGCGTATGGGCTTAGATTATGTGGATATTTTTTATCACCATAGACCAGACCCCGAAACACCATTGGATGAAACCATGGGAGCGCTGGCAGACATTGTACGACAAGGTAAGGCATTATATGTTGGTATTTCGAATTACCAACCTGAAGACACTCAAAAAGCTGCCGAGATTCTTAAAAACTTAAATGTTCCTTTTATTTTACACCAAGCGAGATATTCTATGTTTGATCGTTGGGTTGAAAATGGACTTTTAACCACTTTAGAGCAAAACGGTGTGGGCTGTATTGCATTTTCACCATTGGCTCAAGGGATGTTGACTGATAAGTATTTAAAAGGCATTCCAGAAGGTTCCAGGGCAGCAAAAAACCTTACTTATTTAGATGAAAATACCGTAACTAGTAATATTGAAAAAATTCAGCACTTAAATGCCATTGCCCAAGAACGTGGACAAAAACTGTCGCAAATGGCTATTGCCTGGATTTTACGCCAACCACAGGTGGCATCGGTTTTAATTGGAGCAAGCTCGCCTAATCAATTAAAAGAAAACGTAAAGGCTATTGATAATCTAAACTTTACTGAAGAGGAATTAGAGTTGATTGATAAGATTGTTATTTAATTTCCTTTTGGAATTATTTTACAAACCTCTTAGTTACTACATTTCCAATGTTACTCTTAATTTGAAGAAAATAAACACCTTTAGATAGGTTTTCAATATTGATCGGTTTAGATTTTACTTTTTGTTCTTTTGCAATTACTTTTCCACTAAGATCAAAAATTGTAAATTTCAAATTTTCTAAGTTGATTGTAGACGAAATATTTAATTCTTCTTTTGCGGGAATTGGGTAAATTGAGAAATCTAAATTTGAAAATTCATTAGTCGATAACACAGCATTATTGAAAATAGCCTTATTACCATTAGCATCTGTAATAATTAAAGTTTGTGAAGTCGTTGAAGTTTCTTCAATTATTTCATAACTATAAATATTACCATAGTTAAAAAAGTTATACCATTTTATTTCAAAATCCGTTACCAACTGAGGTGAAACTATATTTGCATCAAATGTGCAGCCACCTAAAGTAATACCTTTGCTTATTATTGAAAAACTAGGGTTTTCTGAATCAAAATCTAGACTACATTCCATAGTGTCGCATACCCATGTATTAAAACCTTTCTTGTCATTGGC includes:
- a CDS encoding cold-shock protein, producing MAKSQVTFNKIEKEKKRLKKREEKQKRKEARKAEAKENPKGIQFAYVDFNGNLTDTPPDPALREKVQAESIELGIPKKEDRVEEEPVAKEGKVSFFDNSKGFGFIIDSSNQEKYFVHVSGLLEPIAENDKVTYELERGAKGMNAVQVKKI
- a CDS encoding DEAD/DEAH box helicase, which encodes MSISVTELEERKTGKDLYSYQKGAIDKIFKSFEESPQDYHLLYQLPTGGGKTVIFSEIVRQYLKHHQKKVLVMTHRIELCKQTSHMLTEFGVNNKVVDSKADLSDQADYSCFVAMVETLNNRLNDDKLDISDIGLVIIDEAHYNSFTKLFKFFSQSFILGVTATPLSSSIELPMTDNYDELIVGESIESLIENGFLARAEMFSYNVGLTSLVVGANGDYTVKSSEDLYTDNDMLSKLLQAYEERSKGKKTLIFNNGINTSLHVYDTFRRAGYPIAHLDNTNTKKERALILKWFKNTPDAILTSVSILTTGFDEPTVESIILNRATKSLTLYYQMIGRGSRILKDKSTFSVIDLGNNFHRFGPWGDNLDWQRIFKSPNYYLDSILSDEELESNFRYEMPDELRKEFANSKDVYFDVQRTYVESIRNGESSKVVLERSIEHHAKICIENSEDVYDALGLAKMLGDDIDFRIQRYTKCISKSTYNFVEWLKGDYRKKLNSYLRTNFDDVFEAIHGHPPED
- a CDS encoding sulfatase-like hydrolase/transferase gives rise to the protein MIRYIFFCIFILLFFACDNTTEVIDFNEKDTDNTKNTAPNILLVIADDMGLDATPGYNIGSIKPNMPTLESLTNSGIKFTNLWANPTCSPTRATILTGKYGFRTGVLTASDILSTSEMALQTYIDTNSSTTYNHAVIGKWHLSNNATHPNTMGINHFAGLLNGSVQSYWNWNLTINGTTTSSTEYTTSKFTDLAINWINEQTSPWFLWLAYNAPHTPFHLPPDHLHSQGALPSDEASINSNPLPYYMAALEALDSEMGRLINTMSQEERDNTIIIFIGDNGTPNQVVQVHQSIRAKGSVYQGGVNVPMIISGKDVTRVNVTEDALINTTDLFATIANIAGTSTTEIHDSKSFKTLLSSTDNINKRDYVYTESEDFTIRNATHKYIYFNDGTEALFNLSDNPLEKPNLLNANQLPLSATDNTMKDALTTKLAEIRN
- a CDS encoding S9 family peptidase is translated as MKTTILKLSGALVLYLCTAIQTNAQDIVGSWKGKLSVQGTEVPLLFDIKTDENGYTSTMDSPSQGATGIPMDKTLYENGTLTIKYNQAGIKYVATLKENALSGTFYQGGGEFPLTLSKTVKTLPGNTALPTSDEDLEKLANWNPTNYKYSVEDYFARPKARSFSFSPNGTYLSYREKDENAKNHVYVKNLETNKVTKVIEEKDELIRGFGWANEERLVYVMDKGGNEDYHLFAVNVDGSNSKELTPFEGVKVNILEILKEDKDHMIISMNQNNPQIFEPYKINIETGALEQLYKNEDAANPINSYVFDKDGKLRGFAKLRDGVHIDLYYNVDGENYELKKQLNWKDNFNIASFNYASDNPHDAYVTSNLDSDKTQIYLYDLKEDKIVKKLFSNENYDVSGLGLSRNRGYELDYFHYEGEKRHIVPVSDYYKKLHDKIVTKFSGYNYTIADATDDESKYLIFLQSDKLYGTYYSYDAKTEVFKLLYNLMPNLIEKDMAEMRPITFTSRDGKTIHGYITLPKEALNGKKVPVVVNPHGGPQGIRDSWGFNPEAQLFASRGYATLQVNFRISGGYGKEFLESGFKQIGRKAMDDVEDGLQYVVDQGWVDKDNAAIYGGSHGGYAVLRGLTKTPDLYACGVDYVGVSNLFSFMKTIPPYWKPYLKIIKEIWYDEDVAEEKVIMEEVSPVFQIDKIKKPLFVVQGANDPRVNIDESDQIVSALRAKGFDVPYMVKYDEGHGFGKEENRIALYKSMMGFYAKHLKKEITQPLKD
- the mgrA gene encoding L-glyceraldehyde 3-phosphate reductase, producing the protein MQINDKSGTTSYQASNQRYDTMTYNRSGKSGVLLPAISLGLWHNFGFVDNIQNGRDIIRCAFDLGITHLDLANNYGPPYGSAEENFGTILKKDFKSYRDELFIATKAGYDMWPGPYGNLGSRKYLISSLDQSLKRMGLDYVDIFYHHRPDPETPLDETMGALADIVRQGKALYVGISNYQPEDTQKAAEILKNLNVPFILHQARYSMFDRWVENGLLTTLEQNGVGCIAFSPLAQGMLTDKYLKGIPEGSRAAKNLTYLDENTVTSNIEKIQHLNAIAQERGQKLSQMAIAWILRQPQVASVLIGASSPNQLKENVKAIDNLNFTEEELELIDKIVI
- a CDS encoding T9SS type A sorting domain-containing protein; translation: MKYIIPLFIFIVSYSSFSQSPIIKDGTWYLHNLIINSEEHPFPINSANRVIDGTFSTLANDKKGFNTWVCDTMECSLDFDSENPSFSIISKGITLGGCTFDANIVSPQLVTDFEIKWYNFFNYGNIYSYEIIEETSTTSQTLIITDANGNKAIFNNAVLSTNEFSNLDFSIYPIPAKEELNISSTINLENLKFTIFDLSGKVIAKEQKVKSKPINIENLSKGVYFLQIKSNIGNVVTKRFVK